In Siniperca chuatsi isolate FFG_IHB_CAS linkage group LG16, ASM2008510v1, whole genome shotgun sequence, the following proteins share a genomic window:
- the LOC122863073 gene encoding uncharacterized protein LOC122863073 isoform X8 encodes MATQLQTGQCYRASWTADGSDCSALNYIMLVMRVAELLLITAITVLLIRARGNQRPPDDNTVLNSVRSRTVKRSGPAASQVNDDEDDGEL; translated from the exons ATGGCTACACAGCTGCAAACCGGACAATGCTATCGAGCTAGCTGGACGGCAGATGGATCCG ATTGTTCTGCTCTGAACTACATAATGTTGGTTATGCGTGTGGCTGAACTCCTCCTAATCACTGCGATTACTGTTCTTCTCATCAGAGCTCGAG GGAACCAGAGACCACCTGACGACAACACT GTTTTGAACTCAGTAAGAAGCCGAACAGTGAAGCGTTCTGGTCCAGCAGCCAGTCAG gtgaatgatgatgaagatgatggtgaACTATGA
- the LOC122863073 gene encoding uncharacterized protein LOC122863073 isoform X5, with translation MSSFRWIDISLFLMLLLHLTKVTRQYSNIAVRHGDEVTLPCENVIDGQRKCDGTTWLFSHSRHTAAVELIKLGQIGERAKAKSDRLSVTASCSLVIKKVTVEDVGRYDCRQFRSGRQQGPDSQVLLSVVTMTEQQNYDMNILFCFEWTRGRCTHKVEWLHRVHDVDKDNTDLKTSQCQCSATATFMTWHLDHKSNYYESFKCKVTDIQTGKVQLVTFSPESSGERTDCSALNYIMLVMRVAELLLITAITVLLIRARGNQRPPDDNTVNDDEDDGEL, from the exons ATGTCTTCTTTCAGATGGATTGACATTTCACTATTTCTGATGCTACTACTTCATTTGACAA AAGTAACAAGACAATATTCCAACATCGCTGTAAGACATGGAGATGAAGTCACTTTgccttgtgaaaatgtgatagACGGTCAGCGAAAATGTGACGGTACTACATGGCTCTTCAGTCATTcaagacacacagcagcagtagagCTGATTAAACTTGGGCAGATTGGTGAAAGAGCCAAAGCTAAATCAGACAGACTGAGTGTTACAGCGAGCTGTTCTCTGGTTATAAAGAAGGTCACAGTCGAGGATGTTGGTCGTTATGACTGCAGACAGTTCAGATCAGGACGACAACAAGGTCCAGACTCTCAGGTTCTTCTGTCTGTTGTTACCA tGACTGAACAGCAGAACTATGATATGAACATCTTGTTCTGCTTTGAGTGGACACGTGGAAGGTGCACACACAAAGTCGAGTGGCTGCATCGAGTTCATGATGTGGATAAAGATaacacagatttaaaaacatcacagtgTCAGTGTTCAGCCACTGCGACATTTATGACTTGGCATCTTGATCACAAGTCCAACTATTATGAGTCATTCAAGTGTAAGGTGACAGATATTCAGACTGGAAAAGTTCAGCTGGTTACCTTCAGCCCTGAGTCTTCCGGTGAGAGAACAG ATTGTTCTGCTCTGAACTACATAATGTTGGTTATGCGTGTGGCTGAACTCCTCCTAATCACTGCGATTACTGTTCTTCTCATCAGAGCTCGAG GGAACCAGAGACCACCTGACGACAACACT gtgaatgatgatgaagatgatggtgaACTATGA
- the LOC122863073 gene encoding uncharacterized protein LOC122863073 isoform X1: MSSFRWIDISLFLMLLLHLTKVTRQYSNIAVRHGDEVTLPCENVIDGQRKCDGTTWLFSHSRHTAAVELIKLGQIGERAKAKSDRLSVTASCSLVIKKVTVEDVGRYDCRQFRSGRQQGPDSQVLLSVVTMTEQQNYDMNILFCFEWTRGRCTHKVEWLHRVHDVDKDNTDLKTSQCQCSATATFMTWHLDHKSNYYESFKCKVTDIQTGKVQLVTFSPESSGERTDCSALNYIMLVMRVAELLLITAITVLLIRARGNQRPPDDNTDCECLPVCEVLNSVRSRTVKRSGPAASQVNDDEDDGEL, encoded by the exons ATGTCTTCTTTCAGATGGATTGACATTTCACTATTTCTGATGCTACTACTTCATTTGACAA AAGTAACAAGACAATATTCCAACATCGCTGTAAGACATGGAGATGAAGTCACTTTgccttgtgaaaatgtgatagACGGTCAGCGAAAATGTGACGGTACTACATGGCTCTTCAGTCATTcaagacacacagcagcagtagagCTGATTAAACTTGGGCAGATTGGTGAAAGAGCCAAAGCTAAATCAGACAGACTGAGTGTTACAGCGAGCTGTTCTCTGGTTATAAAGAAGGTCACAGTCGAGGATGTTGGTCGTTATGACTGCAGACAGTTCAGATCAGGACGACAACAAGGTCCAGACTCTCAGGTTCTTCTGTCTGTTGTTACCA tGACTGAACAGCAGAACTATGATATGAACATCTTGTTCTGCTTTGAGTGGACACGTGGAAGGTGCACACACAAAGTCGAGTGGCTGCATCGAGTTCATGATGTGGATAAAGATaacacagatttaaaaacatcacagtgTCAGTGTTCAGCCACTGCGACATTTATGACTTGGCATCTTGATCACAAGTCCAACTATTATGAGTCATTCAAGTGTAAGGTGACAGATATTCAGACTGGAAAAGTTCAGCTGGTTACCTTCAGCCCTGAGTCTTCCGGTGAGAGAACAG ATTGTTCTGCTCTGAACTACATAATGTTGGTTATGCGTGTGGCTGAACTCCTCCTAATCACTGCGATTACTGTTCTTCTCATCAGAGCTCGAG GGAACCAGAGACCACCTGACGACAACACT GACTGTGAATGTCTCCCTGTTTGTGAGGTTTTGAACTCAGTAAGAAGCCGAACAGTGAAGCGTTCTGGTCCAGCAGCCAGTCAG gtgaatgatgatgaagatgatggtgaACTATGA
- the LOC122863073 gene encoding uncharacterized protein LOC122863073 isoform X4: protein MSSFRWIDISLFLMLLLHLTKVTRQYSNIAVRHGDEVTLPCENVIDGQRKCDGTTWLFSHSRHTAAVELIKLGQIGERAKAKSDRLSVTASCSLVIKKVTVEDVGRYDCRQFRSGRQQGPDSQVLLSVVTMTEQQNYDMNILFCFEWTRGRCTHKVEWLHRVHDVDKDNTDLKTSQCQCSATATFMTWHLDHKSNYYESFKCKVTDIQTGKVQLVTFSPESSGERTDCSALNYIMLVMRVAELLLITAITVLLIRARGNQRPPDDNTVLNSVRSRTVKRSGPAASQWQKHSN, encoded by the exons ATGTCTTCTTTCAGATGGATTGACATTTCACTATTTCTGATGCTACTACTTCATTTGACAA AAGTAACAAGACAATATTCCAACATCGCTGTAAGACATGGAGATGAAGTCACTTTgccttgtgaaaatgtgatagACGGTCAGCGAAAATGTGACGGTACTACATGGCTCTTCAGTCATTcaagacacacagcagcagtagagCTGATTAAACTTGGGCAGATTGGTGAAAGAGCCAAAGCTAAATCAGACAGACTGAGTGTTACAGCGAGCTGTTCTCTGGTTATAAAGAAGGTCACAGTCGAGGATGTTGGTCGTTATGACTGCAGACAGTTCAGATCAGGACGACAACAAGGTCCAGACTCTCAGGTTCTTCTGTCTGTTGTTACCA tGACTGAACAGCAGAACTATGATATGAACATCTTGTTCTGCTTTGAGTGGACACGTGGAAGGTGCACACACAAAGTCGAGTGGCTGCATCGAGTTCATGATGTGGATAAAGATaacacagatttaaaaacatcacagtgTCAGTGTTCAGCCACTGCGACATTTATGACTTGGCATCTTGATCACAAGTCCAACTATTATGAGTCATTCAAGTGTAAGGTGACAGATATTCAGACTGGAAAAGTTCAGCTGGTTACCTTCAGCCCTGAGTCTTCCGGTGAGAGAACAG ATTGTTCTGCTCTGAACTACATAATGTTGGTTATGCGTGTGGCTGAACTCCTCCTAATCACTGCGATTACTGTTCTTCTCATCAGAGCTCGAG GGAACCAGAGACCACCTGACGACAACACT GTTTTGAACTCAGTAAGAAGCCGAACAGTGAAGCGTTCTGGTCCAGCAGCCAGTCAG TGGCAGAAACACAGTAACTGA
- the LOC122863073 gene encoding uncharacterized protein LOC122863073 isoform X6 — protein MSSFRWIDISLFLMLLLHLTKVTRQYSNIAVRHGDEVTLPCENVIDGQRKCDGTTWLFSHSRHTAAVELIKLGQIGERAKAKSDRLSVTASCSLVIKKVTVEDVGRYDCRQFRSGRQQGPDSQVLLSVVTMTEQQNYDMNILFCFEWTRGRCTHKVEWLHRVHDVDKDNTDLKTSQCQCSATATFMTWHLDHKSNYYESFKCKVTDIQTGKVQLVTFSPESSGERTDCSALNYIMLVMRVAELLLITAITVLLIRARGE, from the exons ATGTCTTCTTTCAGATGGATTGACATTTCACTATTTCTGATGCTACTACTTCATTTGACAA AAGTAACAAGACAATATTCCAACATCGCTGTAAGACATGGAGATGAAGTCACTTTgccttgtgaaaatgtgatagACGGTCAGCGAAAATGTGACGGTACTACATGGCTCTTCAGTCATTcaagacacacagcagcagtagagCTGATTAAACTTGGGCAGATTGGTGAAAGAGCCAAAGCTAAATCAGACAGACTGAGTGTTACAGCGAGCTGTTCTCTGGTTATAAAGAAGGTCACAGTCGAGGATGTTGGTCGTTATGACTGCAGACAGTTCAGATCAGGACGACAACAAGGTCCAGACTCTCAGGTTCTTCTGTCTGTTGTTACCA tGACTGAACAGCAGAACTATGATATGAACATCTTGTTCTGCTTTGAGTGGACACGTGGAAGGTGCACACACAAAGTCGAGTGGCTGCATCGAGTTCATGATGTGGATAAAGATaacacagatttaaaaacatcacagtgTCAGTGTTCAGCCACTGCGACATTTATGACTTGGCATCTTGATCACAAGTCCAACTATTATGAGTCATTCAAGTGTAAGGTGACAGATATTCAGACTGGAAAAGTTCAGCTGGTTACCTTCAGCCCTGAGTCTTCCGGTGAGAGAACAG ATTGTTCTGCTCTGAACTACATAATGTTGGTTATGCGTGTGGCTGAACTCCTCCTAATCACTGCGATTACTGTTCTTCTCATCAGAGCTCGAG gtgaatga
- the LOC122863073 gene encoding uncharacterized protein LOC122863073 isoform X3, with translation MSSFRWIDISLFLMLLLHLTKVTRQYSNIAVRHGDEVTLPCENVIDGQRKCDGTTWLFSHSRHTAAVELIKLGQIGERAKAKSDRLSVTASCSLVIKKVTVEDVGRYDCRQFRSGRQQGPDSQVLLSVVTMTEQQNYDMNILFCFEWTRGRCTHKVEWLHRVHDVDKDNTDLKTSQCQCSATATFMTWHLDHKSNYYESFKCKVTDIQTGKVQLVTFSPESSGERTDCSALNYIMLVMRVAELLLITAITVLLIRARGNQRPPDDNTVLNSVRSRTVKRSGPAASQVNDDEDDGEL, from the exons ATGTCTTCTTTCAGATGGATTGACATTTCACTATTTCTGATGCTACTACTTCATTTGACAA AAGTAACAAGACAATATTCCAACATCGCTGTAAGACATGGAGATGAAGTCACTTTgccttgtgaaaatgtgatagACGGTCAGCGAAAATGTGACGGTACTACATGGCTCTTCAGTCATTcaagacacacagcagcagtagagCTGATTAAACTTGGGCAGATTGGTGAAAGAGCCAAAGCTAAATCAGACAGACTGAGTGTTACAGCGAGCTGTTCTCTGGTTATAAAGAAGGTCACAGTCGAGGATGTTGGTCGTTATGACTGCAGACAGTTCAGATCAGGACGACAACAAGGTCCAGACTCTCAGGTTCTTCTGTCTGTTGTTACCA tGACTGAACAGCAGAACTATGATATGAACATCTTGTTCTGCTTTGAGTGGACACGTGGAAGGTGCACACACAAAGTCGAGTGGCTGCATCGAGTTCATGATGTGGATAAAGATaacacagatttaaaaacatcacagtgTCAGTGTTCAGCCACTGCGACATTTATGACTTGGCATCTTGATCACAAGTCCAACTATTATGAGTCATTCAAGTGTAAGGTGACAGATATTCAGACTGGAAAAGTTCAGCTGGTTACCTTCAGCCCTGAGTCTTCCGGTGAGAGAACAG ATTGTTCTGCTCTGAACTACATAATGTTGGTTATGCGTGTGGCTGAACTCCTCCTAATCACTGCGATTACTGTTCTTCTCATCAGAGCTCGAG GGAACCAGAGACCACCTGACGACAACACT GTTTTGAACTCAGTAAGAAGCCGAACAGTGAAGCGTTCTGGTCCAGCAGCCAGTCAG gtgaatgatgatgaagatgatggtgaACTATGA
- the LOC122863073 gene encoding uncharacterized protein LOC122863073 isoform X7, giving the protein MATQLQTGQCYRASWTADGSDCSALNYIMLVMRVAELLLITAITVLLIRARGNQRPPDDNTDCECLPVCEVLNSVRSRTVKRSGPAASQVNDDEDDGEL; this is encoded by the exons ATGGCTACACAGCTGCAAACCGGACAATGCTATCGAGCTAGCTGGACGGCAGATGGATCCG ATTGTTCTGCTCTGAACTACATAATGTTGGTTATGCGTGTGGCTGAACTCCTCCTAATCACTGCGATTACTGTTCTTCTCATCAGAGCTCGAG GGAACCAGAGACCACCTGACGACAACACT GACTGTGAATGTCTCCCTGTTTGTGAGGTTTTGAACTCAGTAAGAAGCCGAACAGTGAAGCGTTCTGGTCCAGCAGCCAGTCAG gtgaatgatgatgaagatgatggtgaACTATGA
- the LOC122863073 gene encoding uncharacterized protein LOC122863073 isoform X2, with amino-acid sequence MSSFRWIDISLFLMLLLHLTKVTRQYSNIAVRHGDEVTLPCENVIDGQRKCDGTTWLFSHSRHTAAVELIKLGQIGERAKAKSDRLSVTASCSLVIKKVTVEDVGRYDCRQFRSGRQQGPDSQVLLSVVTMTEQQNYDMNILFCFEWTRGRCTHKVEWLHRVHDVDKDNTDLKTSQCQCSATATFMTWHLDHKSNYYESFKCKVTDIQTGKVQLVTFSPESSGERTDCSALNYIMLVMRVAELLLITAITVLLIRARGNQRPPDDNTDCECLPVCEVLNSVRSRTVKRSGPAASQWQKHSN; translated from the exons ATGTCTTCTTTCAGATGGATTGACATTTCACTATTTCTGATGCTACTACTTCATTTGACAA AAGTAACAAGACAATATTCCAACATCGCTGTAAGACATGGAGATGAAGTCACTTTgccttgtgaaaatgtgatagACGGTCAGCGAAAATGTGACGGTACTACATGGCTCTTCAGTCATTcaagacacacagcagcagtagagCTGATTAAACTTGGGCAGATTGGTGAAAGAGCCAAAGCTAAATCAGACAGACTGAGTGTTACAGCGAGCTGTTCTCTGGTTATAAAGAAGGTCACAGTCGAGGATGTTGGTCGTTATGACTGCAGACAGTTCAGATCAGGACGACAACAAGGTCCAGACTCTCAGGTTCTTCTGTCTGTTGTTACCA tGACTGAACAGCAGAACTATGATATGAACATCTTGTTCTGCTTTGAGTGGACACGTGGAAGGTGCACACACAAAGTCGAGTGGCTGCATCGAGTTCATGATGTGGATAAAGATaacacagatttaaaaacatcacagtgTCAGTGTTCAGCCACTGCGACATTTATGACTTGGCATCTTGATCACAAGTCCAACTATTATGAGTCATTCAAGTGTAAGGTGACAGATATTCAGACTGGAAAAGTTCAGCTGGTTACCTTCAGCCCTGAGTCTTCCGGTGAGAGAACAG ATTGTTCTGCTCTGAACTACATAATGTTGGTTATGCGTGTGGCTGAACTCCTCCTAATCACTGCGATTACTGTTCTTCTCATCAGAGCTCGAG GGAACCAGAGACCACCTGACGACAACACT GACTGTGAATGTCTCCCTGTTTGTGAGGTTTTGAACTCAGTAAGAAGCCGAACAGTGAAGCGTTCTGGTCCAGCAGCCAGTCAG TGGCAGAAACACAGTAACTGA